The nucleotide sequence TAAATTCAGGCGTTGAGCGTCTTGATTCGCTTCTTGGAAACATATACATTGGAGACAATGTCGTATGGTATGATGATGCCGGTTCTCTTGCCACAGTTTTCTGCCTTAATTTCATGAAGATATCCCAGAAGGAGAACAAGCCTCTGGTTTATGTCAGTTTTGACAGATCTCCGAAAAACCTTCTGGACAAACTTGGATCCCTTGCAAAAAATTCAAATCTTACAATTCTGGATTGTTTTACGGATGGGAAGGGAGAAGGCGCAGACATTTTTCGGAGGTTCTATGAAGCAAAGGCTGACCGCCTTCCATGCAAGGTGGTCAGGGTGGAGCATCCTGAAAAACCCGAGGTTCTTGCAGAAAGCCTTGAGTCCGCATATTCGGAATTTGGTGGAAGCGATGTCCGTTTTATAATTGAGAGCATCACAGGAATGCAGGATTTATGGGGCGGAGAGGAACAGGTTCTGAAATTTTACACCCACTCATGTCCGCGCCTTTATGAGCTGAATACAATTGCGTTCTGGATAATAGAGAAAAAGGCTCATTCCCAGAGACTCAGGGCAGGAATAAACCAGATTGCCCAGGTTGCAATGGAGCTAACCCTTAAAAGGGGTAAAACATTTCTGAGCATTCTGAAAGCGGAAGGCAGGGATATAGAAACCCTGAACAGGCCTTATAATTATGCGGTCAGGGGCCTTGATGTCATAATGGAAGGCAAGCGCCAGCCTTCTGTATATAATGATATAGGAGCCCAGCTCAAGGAATACAGAACGAGCCGAGGTTTTTCCCAGACAGAGCTTGCAAGGCTTGTTGGTGTCACTCCGAGCACAATTTCCCAGGTCGAGGGCGGCCAGATTCTGCCTTCTTTGCCCGCGCTTCTGAAAATGGCAGAAACCCTTTCCGTTGACGTGGCATCTTTTTTTCAGGGCCAGCTCCCAGGTCAGGATAAGGTCGTGTATTCATCTGATTCTCGCATCAATGTAAACGCGGAAAATACTGCAAAGGATCAGATAATGATCAGCCTTCTTGCTCCTGACGCCATAACCTCCAGCGCCATTCCTTACATTGTGGAAATCCCTGAAAACACAGAGATAACAGGCCATTTTTTCTATCACAAGGGAGAAGAGATGGGCTATGTGCTTGATGGAGATGTTCTTCTTAAAACCGACGCCGGAGTGTTTGGCGCAGGAAAAGGGGATCTTATCCATTTAAAGACAGACACTCCCCAGTGGTGGAAAAGTCAGCCCGGTAGTACCGTAAAAATGCTCTGGATAAAAATCAAGAGCGGACTTTAAAAGAATAATGTGCTTATGCTCAATTCTCAGTAACATTTGAAAGTTCATGGGCTTAACATTTTTAAAACTCTAAAATTATCAGTTTTTTGCCTACTAACAAAACCATAAAGTTTTTGCGGAGCTTTTTACAAAAAGCGACCCGCCGGAGGCACTCGGCTTAACGTCGGATTACGGACAAAGGGCGTCCTAATCCGACCTGATATGGTTGTCACCAGTCAAGAGAATAATAATCTCCCATCCACTTTTTTAGTGGCGGCAATGGACATTATGCCCAGAGCATAGGCAGAGGCGAAACAGGTTAAGCGACGATTGTGGATACCGCATGACAAGACTTCATCGCGGAGTTGCCTCATTCTACGAACGGGAGTTCGGCAAGCCTTATCCCAAGGTCGGGTCGAGGATTCTCCTTCGTTTGTTGCGCCCCTGCCTATAGTCTGGAACAGATTTTGATAAATATCTTTCAATGAAAGATATTTTA is from Desulforegula conservatrix Mb1Pa and encodes:
- a CDS encoding helix-turn-helix domain-containing protein, encoding MIIEKIPVNSGVERLDSLLGNIYIGDNVVWYDDAGSLATVFCLNFMKISQKENKPLVYVSFDRSPKNLLDKLGSLAKNSNLTILDCFTDGKGEGADIFRRFYEAKADRLPCKVVRVEHPEKPEVLAESLESAYSEFGGSDVRFIIESITGMQDLWGGEEQVLKFYTHSCPRLYELNTIAFWIIEKKAHSQRLRAGINQIAQVAMELTLKRGKTFLSILKAEGRDIETLNRPYNYAVRGLDVIMEGKRQPSVYNDIGAQLKEYRTSRGFSQTELARLVGVTPSTISQVEGGQILPSLPALLKMAETLSVDVASFFQGQLPGQDKVVYSSDSRINVNAENTAKDQIMISLLAPDAITSSAIPYIVEIPENTEITGHFFYHKGEEMGYVLDGDVLLKTDAGVFGAGKGDLIHLKTDTPQWWKSQPGSTVKMLWIKIKSGL